GGCGATGGGCGTGGTCACCAGCATCGATCCCGAGATCCTGCTGCTCGACGAGGGCATCGGCGCGGTGGACGCCGACTTCCTGAAGAAGGCGCAGTCCCGGCTGCAGGGCCTGGTGGAGCGATCCGGGATCCTTGTCTTCGCCAGCCACTCCAACGAATTCCTGGCCCGCCTGTGCCGCACCGCGATGTGGATCGATCACGGGGTCATCCGCATGTCCGGCGGCATCGAAGAGGTCGTGCGCGCGTACGAGGGTGACGACGCGGCCCGCCACGTGCACGAGGTGCTGGCCGAGACCCGCTCCTCGGTGGACGCCGAACGGCCCATGGCGCAGAGCGCATCCGGGGATGAGTGACACCGTCTGCGCCGTCGTCGTCACCCATCGACGCCCCGACGAGCTGGCCAAGTCCCTGGATGTGCTGAGCACGCAGACCCGCCTGCCCGATCACCTGATCGTCGTGGATAACGATGGCTCGGCGTCGGGTGACGACCGAGTCCGGGACCTCGTTGCCGGCCAACCGATTCCGACGACCTACCTGGCCTCGCGGCGAAATCTCGGCGGCGCAGGCGGTTTCGCGCTCGGCATGCTGCACGCCCTGGCGCTGGGCGCCGACTGGGTGTGGCTGGCCGACGACGACGGGCGCCCCCAGGATTCCAATGTGCTGGCGACGTTGCTGGCCTGCGCCGAGAAGTACGGCCTGGCCGAGGTGTCACCGATGGTATGCAACATGGACGACCCCGAGCGGCTGGCATTCCCGTTGCGCCGCGGCCTGGTATGGCGCAGGCGCGCAAGCGAATTGCGCACCGAGGAGGGGCAGGAACTGCTGCGCGGTATCGCGTCGCTGTTCAACGGCGCGCTGTTCCGGGCATCGACGCTGGAAGCGATCGGCGTCCCGGACCTGCGGCTGTTCATTCGCGGCGACGAGGTCGAGATGCACCGCCGGCTGGTGCGCTCCGGCCTGCCGTTCGGCACCTGCCTGGACACCGCCTACCTGCACCCATGCGGATCCGACGAGTTCCGGCCCATCCTGGGCGGCCGGATGCACACGCAGTATCCCGACGACGCGTTCAAGCGGTTCTTCACCTACCGCAACCGCGGCTACCTGCTGGCGCAACCCGGGCTGCGCAAGCTGGTGGCCCAGGAATGGCTGCGGTTCGGCTGGTTCTTCCTGGTGACCCGGCGCGACCCCAAGGGCCTGCGGGAGTGGATCCGGTTGCGGCGCTTGGGGCGTCGCGAGCACTTCGACAGGCCCGGGGCGGGAGGAGCACCATGACCTTCATTGACGCCGCGGCGCAGTCCAAGACGCTGGCCCGCGCGCGCGCCGACCTGGTCGACGGCTTTCGCCGGCACGAGCTGTGGCTGCACCTGGGCTGGCAGGACATCAAGCAGCGCTACCGCCGCTCGGTGC
This genomic window from Mycobacterium saskatchewanense contains:
- the glfT1 gene encoding galactofuranosyltransferase GlfT1, producing the protein MSDTVCAVVVTHRRPDELAKSLDVLSTQTRLPDHLIVVDNDGSASGDDRVRDLVAGQPIPTTYLASRRNLGGAGGFALGMLHALALGADWVWLADDDGRPQDSNVLATLLACAEKYGLAEVSPMVCNMDDPERLAFPLRRGLVWRRRASELRTEEGQELLRGIASLFNGALFRASTLEAIGVPDLRLFIRGDEVEMHRRLVRSGLPFGTCLDTAYLHPCGSDEFRPILGGRMHTQYPDDAFKRFFTYRNRGYLLAQPGLRKLVAQEWLRFGWFFLVTRRDPKGLREWIRLRRLGRREHFDRPGAGGAP